A section of the Candidatus Poribacteria bacterium genome encodes:
- a CDS encoding winged helix-turn-helix domain-containing protein: MDDPSDGITRRDDLPRRRSPLRSRIAGGAVRVRADSRRAVGALTSSIQRRMESGRIRRRERMELSIREARRVLIRAQGLDGSWEPMAGKDGAARTVERLGYVQIDTISVVERAHHHVFWSRQADYTPDMLDVLLSEDRRVFEYWGRAACYFPMTDYRFYRHRMRSAAESQRARGWIETNAEVVAHVLDRLRAEGPLRSADFEAPDGRKSGPWWDWKPAKRALELLLDTGEVMVTARRSFQRVYDLAERVLLPGVATDEADEAERARFSVRRSLNALGLITADDPHSWRLAPRDALRTALDDMVAEGEVIPVAVEGIETPRYARPGLELPPPSDAVAILSPFDNLAIDRWRMR; the protein is encoded by the coding sequence ATGGACGATCCGTCAGATGGGATTACCCGTCGGGATGATCTTCCTCGTCGGCGGAGCCCTCTACGGAGCCGCATTGCTGGCGGCGCGGTTCGCGTTCGCGCGGACTCTCGGAGGGCAGTCGGAGCCTTGACGAGTTCCATCCAGCGGCGCATGGAGTCGGGACGCATCCGTCGGAGGGAACGTATGGAACTGAGCATACGGGAAGCGCGCCGAGTTCTGATCCGAGCGCAGGGGCTCGACGGTTCCTGGGAACCGATGGCTGGAAAGGATGGAGCCGCGCGCACGGTCGAGCGACTCGGCTACGTGCAGATCGACACGATCTCCGTCGTCGAGCGGGCGCACCACCACGTCTTCTGGAGCCGTCAGGCGGACTACACGCCCGACATGCTCGACGTCCTACTGTCCGAGGATCGGCGGGTCTTCGAGTACTGGGGCAGAGCCGCGTGCTACTTCCCGATGACCGATTACCGGTTCTACCGCCATCGGATGCGTTCCGCCGCCGAGTCGCAGCGGGCGCGCGGATGGATCGAGACGAACGCGGAGGTCGTCGCCCACGTCCTCGACCGCCTGCGAGCCGAGGGACCCCTGCGCTCCGCCGACTTCGAGGCTCCGGACGGGCGGAAGTCGGGCCCCTGGTGGGACTGGAAGCCCGCCAAACGGGCGCTCGAGCTGCTCCTCGACACCGGCGAAGTGATGGTGACGGCGCGGCGGTCGTTCCAGCGGGTTTACGATCTCGCGGAGCGCGTGCTGCTGCCTGGCGTCGCCACCGACGAGGCGGACGAAGCGGAACGCGCGCGCTTCTCCGTGCGCCGGTCGCTCAACGCGCTCGGGCTCATCACGGCGGACGATCCCCACTCGTGGCGGCTGGCTCCCAGGGACGCTCTTCGCACTGCCCTCGACGACATGGTGGCTGAGGGTGAGGTCATCCCCGTGGCGGTCGAAGGGATCGAGACGCCCCGGTACGCGCGTCCCGGTCTGGAGCTGCCCCCGCCCTCTGATGCCGTCGCCATCCTGTCGCCGTTCGACAATCTGGCGATCGACCGGTGGCGGATGCGCGA